From the Micromonospora echinospora genome, the window GGCGGGCCCGCTCGGCGAGCGAGGTGCCGGACGGGGCCGATCGTGGATTCACACCTGTCTCCTCATCGGTGCGGCGTCGTGGCCCAGCCCGGCCACGACACCGCGGTGTTGTCCGCCGCGAGAGGAACTTGTCGAGTTTTCAGAACACCGTTCGGCATTACCAAACGCTGTTCGGCATACTAGGCACGGCAATTCCGCATGGTCAACTGCGCGGGCCAAGATTCCCGAACAGATTTGTTACGCTGTTCGGCCTTGACGAACACTGGCTGCCGTACTGGCCGAACACCCTCCGATCCGCTGACCGAAGAGAGGACCATGACCGTCACCGAAGAAACGGACGGCTCCCGCTACCTGGTGCGCAGTGTCAGCCGGGCGGCCGAGGTGCTGGAGGCGCTCGCCGCCGCCACGCCCGGGCACGGGTTGAGCGTCACCGACGTGGCCCGGGCCTGCGGACTGTCCAAGAGCGCCGCCTTCGCCACCCTGCACACCCTCTGCCAGCACGGGCTGGCCGCGGACGACGGCGAGGGGATGAACCGGCGCTACCGGCTCGGCATGGCGCTGGCCCGGCTCGGGGTCCGCGCGCAGGAGCAGCTCTCGCTCCGCGACATCGCCCGCCCGGTGCTCGCCGCCCTGACCCGGCAGACCGGACTCAGCTCCCGACTCGCCGTGCCCGAGGGGGAACACGCGGTCGTCATCGACCAGGTCAGCAACGGCGAGCGGATCCAGATCGAGCTGCGGATGGGCACCCGGGAACTGCCGCACTGCACCGGGCTCGGGAAGGCGCTGCTGGCCGAGATGTCCGCGCCGCAGGTCCGCGAGCTGATCGACCGGGTCGGCCTGCCCCGGCGGACCGACCACACCATCGTCGACCTGGACTCCCTCCTCGCCCACCTCGACGACGTCCGGCAGGCCGGCTACGCGCTCGACGACGAGGAGGACGCCGAGGGCGTGTTCTGCATCGGCAGCGCGCTGCGCGACCACACCGGGGCCTGCTCCGGGGCGATCAGCGTCACCGGACTCAAGCTCGGTCTGCCCAGCTGGCGCTACCAGGAACTGGGGCGGCAGGTCCGGCAAGCCGCCGAGGAGATCTCCGCCCGCCTGGGCTACGCCGGTCCGCAACTCACCTCTTGACACCTGGTTCACCAGCTGTTTAACGTCACCGCCAACGTCACGACCTGCGGGTCGTGACGGGTCGGGACCCAGGTCACGACCACTCTCGGGCGAACATGCTGACGCCCGCCGCGCCGCAGCCCCGGCGCCGGGCCGTACGGTCAGCAGCTCCGCCGCCTGCGCGCCTCGCGCGTTTGCCCGACCTTCCCCCTCCGCCCTCCGGCGCTCCCCCGTGCCGGACGGGCGCCCCGCACCGTCGGACGGCGACGCCGTCGTCCGCTGGACCGCGAAGGTTGAGGCTCTCCATGGGTCAACCCGGTTCGTCCGTCCTCGCCCGCCCACCCGTGCTCCAGGTCGACACCATCGCCGACCTGCGCCGGCTCACCCCCGCCGACCTGACCGCCCGGACCCTGGTCCGGGTCGCCGGCTACCACACCCCCGGCGACGGGGGCGGCACCCTGCTGCGCTGGTCGCCGACGAGCACCGCCGCCGGCAACGGCGGCACCGTGCACGACCCGTACCGTCGGCACGCCGGCCGCTGGCTGGCCGTGCACGACGGCGTCGGCGACTTCCGGATGTTCGGCGTCCTCGGCCGGGACACGCCCGCCGACGCCGCGCTGGACGCCATGGTCACCGACCCGGCGATCCACCGCGTCGAGGCCCACACCGACCTGCGCTTCGTCAAGCGGCACACCTTCGGCCGCAGCGACATCGAGCTGGACTTCGGCGGGCACACCGTGCACACCGACGGCATCGAGCGCAACACGCACGACAACCCGTTCGGCGCGGTGCTCTACTTCCGGGGCCGGGTCACCGACACGGTCGTCACCCACACCCTCACCGAGACGGTGCCGGAACTCTCCGACGTCTTCGAGGTGCCGGACTCCGGCCGGTTCGCGGTCGGGCAGTGGTGGACCGTCACCAGCAACGCGCTCACCGGCGCCGACGAGCGCGAACTCCAGAAGATGGTGCAGGTCACCCAGATCGTCGACGGCCGGCACGTCCGGGTGAACTACCTCAACGGCTGGGAGCTGGCCCCGGGATGGACGATCACCTGGCGGCGGGTCGAGCCGGTCCGGCGCGCGCACATCCGCAACATGGTCTTCCTCGGCCACGTCGCGTTCACCGGCGAGTACCCCGGCTCCGGACCGGACGACCGGGAGTACAGCGGATCCCACCCGGTCGCCTACGAGTACGCGGTGCGCTGCGACGTCTCCGGCATCGACGCCACCGGCACCTGGTGGCCGGTGATCATGCGGCGCTGGTGCACCCACTTCACCACCGCGAACTGCACGCTGAAGAACCCCCCGACCGTCATGTACGGCGGCGCGGGCTACCTCACCCAGCAGATCTACTGCCTCTACGGGCACGTCGTGGACTGTCGCAGCTCCAACGCCCGGCACCTGAACGACCTGACCGCCTCGGCGTACTGCGTGGTGGAGAACTGCCACGGCGACGGCGACGACGCCGGCGGCAACCCCTTCACCACCCACGGCCAGTACGAGCACGACCTCGTCTTCACCGGCTGCTCCGGACTGATGGACATCGCCAACAGCGGTGGGCAGTGGGGCATCAGCGCCAAGCGGATCACCGTCCGCCGGCACGTCTGCTCCTGGTTCGTCGCCGGCACGAAGATCACCGACCTGACCCTGGAGGACGTCCGGGTGATCGCCCGGTCGACCTTCGACCCGGCCGGCACCCTCCAGGTCAACGCCGACGGCGTCCAGATGCGGGGCTGTTCGGCCCGGACCCTGAGCATCGCCCAACGGTCGACCCGCTCCCGCCGGCCCAACATCATCGCCGACTGCGACTTCGACCAACCCGCCGGCACGGTGGTCGTGCAGACCCCGGTGAGCAACCCGGTGCACTTCGTCCGGACCACCTTCCGGGGACTCGACGGCGCGATCCTGCGCGGCTCCGGGCCGGTGCACCTCACCGACTGCACGCTGACCGGCAGCCCGACCGCCGCCCCGCTGAGCGTCGGCGCGGCCGAGGTCGTGGTGACCGGCGGCACGCTGACCGACACCGGCATCGAACTCACCGCCCTCCGCGACCAGCGCCTGGTGCTCGACGGCGGTGCCGTGGTCACCGGCACCAACTCCCGGGGCGCGCTGCTCGGCCGGGCCGCCGGCCCCGGGCAGGTCCGCGTCGAACTGGGCGACTACCACAGCACCGCGGCGGACGCGCACACCGCGCACGTCCGTCTCGACACCGGCGTCAACCGGTACCGGGCGGTCGGCTCCCGGTTCACCGGCGGACGCCTGGTCCTCACCCCGGCGGGCTTCGGCGCGCCGTCGACGCTGCTGCACACCAGTTGTGTCGAGGAGGGGGTCGACCGGGAGCTGCCCGCCGACTCCCCGCGCGTCGCCACCGGCGACAACCTCGTCCGCTGACCGCCCCGGCTCCCCCGCCCGTAGGAGAAGACACCCCCATGGAACGCTCCGAACCGACCACCCGCCGGACCCTGCTGCGCGCCTCCGGCCTCGGTGGTCTCGCCCTCGCCGGCACCACGCTGGCCTTCTCCCCCACCCCGGCGGCCTCCGCCGCCCCCACCGAGTCGGGCACCGGGGCCGCCCCGCTGAGCCCGGGCCGCGACGCGGTGTTCCACGTCCCCACCGTCGCCGCCCTGCTCGGCCTGGACCCGACGCGGATCGACGACGGCCAGCTCGTGCACGTCGACGGCCACCACGCCGCCGGGGACGGCGGGGCCCGGCTGGTCCGCTGGTCCGCCAGCAGCACCACGGCCGGCAACGGCGGCACCGTGCTCAGCCCGTACGGCGACCGGCCCGGCGCCGGCCGGTGGCTCCAGGTGCACGACGGGGTCGTCGAGTTCCGGCACTTCGGGATCTTCGACGCGCGGACCCCGGCCGACGCCGCTCTCGACGCCATGGTGAACGACCCGACCGTGCACCGCATCGAGGCCCACTCCGACCTGCACTTCGTCAAGCGGCACCGGTTCACCCGCAGCGACCTGACGCTCGACTTCGGCGGGCACACCATGTCCACCAAGGGCATCGAGAACGCCGGACAGGACGACCCGTTCGCCGCGGTGCTCTTCTTCCGGGGCACCGTCACCGACCAGGTGCACACCCACAAGCTGACCGAGGTGGTCCGGGAGGGCTGGGACTCCTTCCAGGTCGGCGACTCGTCGGCCTTCGCGGTCGGGCAGTGGTACGCCGTCGAGGTCAACCAGCTCGCCGGCCGCTGGGAGAAGGAACTCCAGAAACTCGTCCAGGTCACCCAGATCGTCGACGGCACGCACATCCGGATCAACTACAAGAACGGCTGGGAGCTGGCCGCCGGTCGGACCCTGACCTGGACCCGGGTCGAACCGGTCAGCCGGGTGCACGTGCGCAACCTGGTCTTCACCGGCAACGGCGCCGACCAGTACACCGGCTCGCACCCGCTGGCCTACGAGTACGCGGTGCACTGCGACGCCACCGACATCGACGCCACCGGCTCCTTCTGGCCGGTGATCATGCGGCGCTGGTCCACGTACTTCCACACCGCCCGCTGCACCCTGACCAACCCCACCTCGGTCACCTGGGGCGGCGCCGGCTACCTCACCCAGCAGATCTACTGCCTCTACGGGCACGTCGAGGACTGCCGCACCTCCAACGCCCGGCACCTCAACGACTGGACCGCCTCGGCGTACTGCTACGTCACGAACTGCCACGGCGACGGCGACGACCAGGGCCCGTTCGTCACCCACGGGCAGTACGAGCACGACCTGGTCTACACCGGCAACTCCGGGCTGATGACCTTCGCCAACTCCGGCGCGGCCTGGGGCTCGGCGGCCAAGCGGATCACCGTCCGCAAGCACGTCTGCTCCTGGTTCGTGGCCCGGGTGAAGGTCACCGACCTGACCCTGGAGGACGTCCAGGTGATCCGCAAGGACGGGCTGGCCGGTTCCGGGATGATCTGGGTCAACGCCGACGGGATCCAGATGCGGGGCTGTTCCGCCGACGACACGCTGATCGTGTCGCAGGCGTCCAACCGGTCCGGGCGGCCCAACATCATCGAGGGCTGCGCGTTCCGGCTCGCCGCCCGGGCCACCGCGGTGGTGCAGCCGAACGTCACCGTGCCCGTGCACCTGGTGCGGACCACGATCACCGGGCTGGACGGGCACACCTTCGACGGCACCGGGGCGCTGCACCTGACCGACGTGACCCTGACCGGCGCGGCCGGGGCCGCCCCGATCGTGGTCAAGGCCGCCGAGACGCGGATCTCCGGCGGCACGCTGACCGACACCGGGATCAGGCTGGCCGGCGCCGCCGACCAGCGACTCACCGTCGGCGGCGGGGCGGTGCTGCGCGGCACCAACGCGGCGAAGGCGCTGCTCAGCCGGGGTGCGGCCGGCGGTACGGTGCGCTGGGAGCTGGGCGGATACCTCAGCGTGGCCGCCGACGCGGACACCGCGCACGTGGTGGTCGAGTCCGGGCGGAACCGGTACTCGGCGGTCGGCACGCAGTTCAGCGGCGGGCGGCTGCGGCTGACCGACGCCGGCTTCGGTGAGGGTTCCTACCTGCACCACACCGGCTGCGTCGAGGAAGACGTCGACCGGACGCTGCCCGCCGCCGGACCGCAGATCCGCGACGCCGGCAACCTGACCGTCTGACCAGCCGACCCGGAGCGAGGAGGAGCGACGTGCCGCAGCAGGACCGGCCGGTGACCGTGGCGCTGGTGGGCGCCGGCAACCGGGGCCAGACGTACGCCCGCTGGGTGGCCGCCCACCCGGACCGGGCGCGGCTGGTCGCGGTCGCCGACCCGCGCGCGCACCAGCGGTCGCTGGTCACCGCCGCGCACCCGGACGCCGTCGGATTCACCGACTGGCGGGACCTGCGGGCGGCCGGGGTGGCCGCCGACGCCGTGATCGTCGCCACCCAGGACCGGGCACACGTGGAGCCGGCGGTCGCGTTCGCCGCCGCCGGCCACCACCTCCTGGTGGAGAAGCCCCTCGCCCCGACCGCCGACGAGTGCCGGCGGATCGTCGACGCGGTCCGCGCCACCGGGGTGCTCTTCGCGGTCTGCCACGTGCTGCGCTACACCCCCTACACCGACCTGGTGAAACGGGTGGTGGACAGCGGCGTGCTCGGCGAGGTCGTCAGCGTGCAGCACCTGGAGCCGGTCGGCTGGTGGCACTTCGCCCACTCGTACGTGCGCGGACCGTGGCGACGGGAGGACCGGGCCACCCCGATGCTGCTGGCCAAGTCCAGCCACGACCTGGACTGGCTGAGCTACGTCACCGGCCGGCGGATCGAGCGGGTGTCCAGCTTCGGCGGCCTGCGGCACTTCCGACCCGACCAGCGGCCGGCCGGGGCCACCGACCGCTGCCTGACCTGCCCGGTGGAGCCGACCTGCCCGTACTCGGCACCGAAGCTCTACCTGCCGACGCTGCGCGAACGCGGGCCGATCTGGCCGGTCAGCGTGGTCACCGACGGCACCGACGAGCCGGCCCTGCTCGACGCGCTGCGCACCGGCCCGTACGGGCGCTGCGTCTACTCCTGCGACAACGACGTCGTGGACCACCAGGTGGTGGCAATGGAGCTGACCGGCGGCCTGACCGCCACCTTCACCGTCACCGCCTTCACCGAACAGACCCACCGGCAGACCCGGCTCTTCGGCACCCACGGCACGCTCACCGGCGACGGCGAACGGGTCCGGGTGCACGACTTCCGCACCGACCGGATCGAGCAGATCGACGCCGGCACGGTCGGCGGCGCCACCGCCGCCGACGACCACGGCGGGGGCGACAGCGGCGTGATGGACGCCTTCGTCCGCGCCGTGGCCACCGGCGACAGCCACCACATCCGGTCCGGACTGGACGAGTCGCTCGCCAGTCACCTCGCGGTCTTCGCCGCCGAGACGGCCCGGCACACCGGCACGGTCGTGACCGTGCCCGCGCACTGACACCCAGAGAGGACGAGACAGATGCGAGTACGCAGGTTCGCGCCGGTCGCGGTCGCCGCGCTGCTGACCGGGCTGGTCGCCGCGTGCGGCGGCGGGGACGGCGCCGGAGGCGACGAGAAGCAGTCCGTCACCATGTGGATCTACCCGGTGATCCCCGACGAGGCCACCCACCGGGGCTTCTGGGACCAGCAGGTCACCGCGTTCAAGGCCGACCATCCGAACGTCGACGTCAAGGTGGAGATCTTCCCCTGGGCCAAGCGGGAGGAGTCGCTGACCACGGCGATCGCCGGCGGCAAGGGGCCGGACGTGGTGTACCTGATCCCCGACCAGCTCGGCAAGTTCCACAACGTCATCGAGCCGGTCGACGGCCACCTGTCCGACGACGCGAAGGCCGACTACCTCGACAACGTCCGCGCCGCCGTCACCCTCGACGGCAAGATGCTCGGCGCGCCGATCCTGACCAGCAGCAACCCGCTGATGTGCAACGCGAAGGTGTTCACCGCTGCCGGGGTCACCACGTACCCGAAGACCTGGGCCGACCTGCTCGCCCTCGCACCCACCCTCAAGGCCAAGGGCTTCGACGTCACCAACTACTACGCCGACCCGAGCGCCACCCTGAACCAGTCGTTCTACCCGCTGCTCTGGCAGGCCGGCGGGGACGTGTTCAGCGCCGACGGGAAATCGGTGGCCTTCGACGGTCCGGAGGGCGTCAAGGCGCTGACCTTCCTCAAGCAGCTCGTCGACGGCGGATACGTCCAGAAGGACCTGATCACCAGCATCCCGGCCTTCGAGCAGACCAACGTCGCCAAGAACAAGGTCGCCTGCACCTGGCAGCACGTCCCGGCCGACGTCGAGCAGTTCTGGGGCAAGGAGAACATCAAGATCTTCCCGCCGCTGGCCGAGACGAAGAGCGTCGGGTACGGCACCGTCGGCAGCCTGTCGATCCTCAAGGCCAGCAAGGCCAAGAAGGCCGCCGGCGAGTGGGTCGAGTTCGTCACCGGTCCCTCGGTGGCCACCGCGTACGACAAGCAGGGCAACTACTTCTCGGCGAAGAAGTCGGCCGGTCCGCTCTACGCCGACGACCCGGTGCGCAGCGCGATGGAGCAGACCCTGACCAGCACGACCGTCGGCACGCTGCACGAGTCCAGCCGCGAGGTGATGGGCGTGCTGGCCCCGGAGATCCAGGCCGCGCTGATCGGCAAGAAGACCCCCGAGCAGGCGCTCGCCGACGCGGCCAAGGCCGCCGACGCGCTGCTCTGACCCGTCGACCGTGGCCCGTCGCCGGGCGGTCACCGGCGACGGGCCCCACGACACCGGCCGGTTCGGTCGGTGCCGCACCCGAGACAAGGAGGACGAGATGGCCGTACCGGCACAGGTGGTGGCCCGGCGGTCCCGGCGGGTGGTCGCGCGGCGCGAGGCCCGCTGGGGTCTGCTCTTCGTCCTGCCCGCGTTCCTGCTCTTCCTGGCCTTCCGCTTCGGCCCGGCCATCGCCGGGCTGGTGCTCGGCTTCATGGAGTACGCCATCGGCGGCGAGGCCGAGTGGACCGGCCTGGAGAACGCCCGCCGGCTGGTCGACGACCCGGTGTTCTGGCAGTCGCTGCGGGTCACCGTCGTCTACACCCTGCTCTACGTGCCGCTGACCGTGGTCACCTCGGTCGGGCTCGCGCTGCTGGTCCGCCGGGGCTTCCGGGGCGTGGGGTTCTTCCGGTCGGTGTTCTTCCTGCCGGTGGTGACGAGTCTGGTGCTGGTCGCCACGATCTTCGCCTGGGTGTTCTCCGCCGAGGGACCGTGGTCGCGGATCCTGGGCTGGCTGGGCCTGCCCGACGAGTCGTGGCTCGCCTCCAGCACGCTGGTGCTGCCCGCGCTGGCGCTGGTGGGGGTCTGGTCGCACTTCGGCTACGGCATGCTGATCGTGCTGGCCCGCCTTCAGGACCTGCCGCGCGAGCAGGAGGAGGCGGCGCTGACCGACGGCGCCGGTCCCTGGCAGCGGTTCCGCTGGATCGTGCTGCCGCAGCTCAGGCCGGTGCTGTTCTTCCTGCTGGTGATCGAGACCACCGCCTCGTTCCAGGTCTTCGACCTGGTCTACGCGATGACCGGCGGTGGCCCGGCCCGGGGCAGCTACACCCTCGTCATGGCCCTGTACGACCAGGGCTTCAAGTACTTCGACCTCGGCTACGCCAGTGCGATCGGGGTGGCCCTGTTCGTGATGACCCTGGTCGTCGCGCTGATCCAACGGCTCGCCCTCGGGAGGGACAAGTGACCGCCACGACCACCACCCCCGCGCCGACCACCCCGACGCCCACCCCGCCCGCCCGGCGACGGCGCGCCTACCGGGCGTTGGAGCCGGGTCCCGCCGGCCGGGTGGCGCGGTACGCGTTGCTCGCCGTGGCCAGCGTGGTCACCCTCTTCCCGTTCTACGCGATGGTGGTGCTGAGCCTGAAGCCCGCCGCCGCGATCGAGTTCCCGGCCAGCCTGCTGCCCTGGCCGGTCGACGTCGGCGCGTACCAGGAGGTGCTGGCCTCCCGGAGCATCCTGCGGTGGCTGCTGAACACCACCATCTACTCGGTGGTCAGCGTGGTCGCGGTGCTGCTGCTCGCCGCGATGGCCGGGTACGCCTTCGCCAAGAAGCGCTTCCCCGGCCGGGAGACCATGTTCTGGTCGTT encodes:
- a CDS encoding IclR family transcriptional regulator, with amino-acid sequence MTVTEETDGSRYLVRSVSRAAEVLEALAAATPGHGLSVTDVARACGLSKSAAFATLHTLCQHGLAADDGEGMNRRYRLGMALARLGVRAQEQLSLRDIARPVLAALTRQTGLSSRLAVPEGEHAVVIDQVSNGERIQIELRMGTRELPHCTGLGKALLAEMSAPQVRELIDRVGLPRRTDHTIVDLDSLLAHLDDVRQAGYALDDEEDAEGVFCIGSALRDHTGACSGAISVTGLKLGLPSWRYQELGRQVRQAAEEISARLGYAGPQLTS
- a CDS encoding peptidase C14, which codes for MERSEPTTRRTLLRASGLGGLALAGTTLAFSPTPAASAAPTESGTGAAPLSPGRDAVFHVPTVAALLGLDPTRIDDGQLVHVDGHHAAGDGGARLVRWSASSTTAGNGGTVLSPYGDRPGAGRWLQVHDGVVEFRHFGIFDARTPADAALDAMVNDPTVHRIEAHSDLHFVKRHRFTRSDLTLDFGGHTMSTKGIENAGQDDPFAAVLFFRGTVTDQVHTHKLTEVVREGWDSFQVGDSSAFAVGQWYAVEVNQLAGRWEKELQKLVQVTQIVDGTHIRINYKNGWELAAGRTLTWTRVEPVSRVHVRNLVFTGNGADQYTGSHPLAYEYAVHCDATDIDATGSFWPVIMRRWSTYFHTARCTLTNPTSVTWGGAGYLTQQIYCLYGHVEDCRTSNARHLNDWTASAYCYVTNCHGDGDDQGPFVTHGQYEHDLVYTGNSGLMTFANSGAAWGSAAKRITVRKHVCSWFVARVKVTDLTLEDVQVIRKDGLAGSGMIWVNADGIQMRGCSADDTLIVSQASNRSGRPNIIEGCAFRLAARATAVVQPNVTVPVHLVRTTITGLDGHTFDGTGALHLTDVTLTGAAGAAPIVVKAAETRISGGTLTDTGIRLAGAADQRLTVGGGAVLRGTNAAKALLSRGAAGGTVRWELGGYLSVAADADTAHVVVESGRNRYSAVGTQFSGGRLRLTDAGFGEGSYLHHTGCVEEDVDRTLPAAGPQIRDAGNLTV
- a CDS encoding Gfo/Idh/MocA family protein translates to MPQQDRPVTVALVGAGNRGQTYARWVAAHPDRARLVAVADPRAHQRSLVTAAHPDAVGFTDWRDLRAAGVAADAVIVATQDRAHVEPAVAFAAAGHHLLVEKPLAPTADECRRIVDAVRATGVLFAVCHVLRYTPYTDLVKRVVDSGVLGEVVSVQHLEPVGWWHFAHSYVRGPWRREDRATPMLLAKSSHDLDWLSYVTGRRIERVSSFGGLRHFRPDQRPAGATDRCLTCPVEPTCPYSAPKLYLPTLRERGPIWPVSVVTDGTDEPALLDALRTGPYGRCVYSCDNDVVDHQVVAMELTGGLTATFTVTAFTEQTHRQTRLFGTHGTLTGDGERVRVHDFRTDRIEQIDAGTVGGATAADDHGGGDSGVMDAFVRAVATGDSHHIRSGLDESLASHLAVFAAETARHTGTVVTVPAH
- a CDS encoding ABC transporter substrate-binding protein — translated: MRVRRFAPVAVAALLTGLVAACGGGDGAGGDEKQSVTMWIYPVIPDEATHRGFWDQQVTAFKADHPNVDVKVEIFPWAKREESLTTAIAGGKGPDVVYLIPDQLGKFHNVIEPVDGHLSDDAKADYLDNVRAAVTLDGKMLGAPILTSSNPLMCNAKVFTAAGVTTYPKTWADLLALAPTLKAKGFDVTNYYADPSATLNQSFYPLLWQAGGDVFSADGKSVAFDGPEGVKALTFLKQLVDGGYVQKDLITSIPAFEQTNVAKNKVACTWQHVPADVEQFWGKENIKIFPPLAETKSVGYGTVGSLSILKASKAKKAAGEWVEFVTGPSVATAYDKQGNYFSAKKSAGPLYADDPVRSAMEQTLTSTTVGTLHESSREVMGVLAPEIQAALIGKKTPEQALADAAKAADALL
- a CDS encoding carbohydrate ABC transporter permease; protein product: MAVPAQVVARRSRRVVARREARWGLLFVLPAFLLFLAFRFGPAIAGLVLGFMEYAIGGEAEWTGLENARRLVDDPVFWQSLRVTVVYTLLYVPLTVVTSVGLALLVRRGFRGVGFFRSVFFLPVVTSLVLVATIFAWVFSAEGPWSRILGWLGLPDESWLASSTLVLPALALVGVWSHFGYGMLIVLARLQDLPREQEEAALTDGAGPWQRFRWIVLPQLRPVLFFLLVIETTASFQVFDLVYAMTGGGPARGSYTLVMALYDQGFKYFDLGYASAIGVALFVMTLVVALIQRLALGRDK